One genomic window of Nakamurella panacisegetis includes the following:
- a CDS encoding EAL domain-containing protein has translation MGQITALGVLVAIDDFGTGYSSLLKLKRYPSSRKGDRQLAAGLGLHAGLHASDDAIVVCVIGLAHAVGAICVAEGVETQEQYSALRVMGCDQAQGLLFGRAVPVRDPPGAIAQCLLVCATTNGVRADT, from the coding sequence CTGGGCCAGATCACCGCACTGGGGGTCCTGGTCGCGATCGACGACTTCGGAACCGGATACAGCTCGCTGCTGAAGCTGAAACGCTATCCGTCATCGCGCAAAGGAGACCGCCAGTTGGCCGCCGGACTCGGCCTGCATGCCGGCCTGCATGCCAGCGATGACGCAATCGTCGTCTGCGTCATCGGTCTCGCCCACGCCGTCGGCGCTATCTGCGTGGCCGAAGGCGTCGAAACACAAGAGCAATACTCTGCACTTCGGGTCATGGGCTGCGATCAGGCCCAGGGTTTGCTCTTCGGCCGGGCTGTCCCGGTCCGAGATCCACCCGGTGCGATCGCCCAGTGCCTCCTGGTCTGCGCCACGACGAACGGCGTCCGCGCTGACACGTGA